One genomic window of Punica granatum isolate Tunisia-2019 chromosome 1, ASM765513v2, whole genome shotgun sequence includes the following:
- the LOC116212453 gene encoding seipin-2-like, which translates to MDSSKPNSEEGGPFYDASDDFPFYDCVDFDQPEQRSPAPSATLRRRRRSRDSKHNEGHLTRLSSDLDRPGSARAAATPSGDEKNESSMTKTANSELVLDTLESASSVRAGTPDVQTNGGSVITEADGEPVGESFDSMRAPGDAEALSSSMLISLVELMIKAIGFQINLIVSMVTFPFCCLYTFVMFIMDPFSTMRRGRNYIIGKLLNLWNLIWECASPFLYQWLKEHDSVWKLMLRFGWGLFWAIYVCSILFGLLVTATLISGFIMRYLVKEPLRIEDKLNFDYTKHHPVAYVPLVSCAGIDCGAEYKELAQISGSQQLRFILPNNKLEATVTLALPESEYNKNLGIFQIRVDFLSSTGETLASSSRPCMLLFKSEPIRLMLTMLKIAPLIAGYISESQTIKVKFQGFVEGNVPTSCLRVLVEQRAEFRPRAGIPEIYDAKLILESELSLLKRLLWSWRKTVFVWTVMLFFTVQLLFALICCRPVILPRTKWRNGLSGNNAT; encoded by the exons ATGGACTCCTCGAAGCCTAACAGCGAAGAAGGCGGTCCGTTCTATGACGCCAGCGACGACTTCCCTTTCTACGATTGCGTCGATTTCGACCAGCCGGAGCAGCGGTCTCCAGCTCCCTCTGCAACTCTGCGGAGGCGGAGGCGATCTCGTGATTCGAAGCACAATGAGGGTCACCTCACTAGGCTAAGCTCAGATCTGGACCGACCCGGCTCGGCCCGAGCTGCCGCCACCCCGAGCGGCGATGAGAAGAATGAATCTTCAATGACGAAAACTGCTAATAGCGAGCTAGTCCTTGATACGCTCGAATCTGCCAGCTCAGTCCGAGCCGGCACTCCGGATGTGCAGACGAATGGAGGCTCTGTGATTACTGAGGCGGACGGTGAGCCGGTCGGTGAGTCGTTCGACTCGATGAGGGCGCCTGGCGACGCTGAAGCTCTGTCGTCGAGTATGCTTATCTCTCTGGTTGAGCTTATGATTAAAGCCATAGGGTTTCAAATTAATCTCATAGTTAGCATGGTAACTTTCCCTTTCTGCTGTTTATACACATTTGTTATGTTCATCATGGATCCCTTTTCGACTATGAGGCGAGGCCGAAATTATATAATTGGAAAGCTGTTAAATTTGTGGAACCTGATATGGGAGTGTGCGAGCCCCTTCCTGTATCAATGGCTGAAGGAGCACGACTCAGTGTGGAAGCTTATGTTGAGATTTGGGTGGGGACTATTTTGGGCAATTTATGTATGCTCCATTTTGTTCGGCTTACTGGTCACTGCAACTCTGATTAGTGGATTTATAATGAGGTATTTGGTCAAGGAGCCATTACGGATAGAGGAcaagttgaattttgattacACCAAACACCATCCTGTTGCTTATGTGCCATTGGTTTCTTGTGCCGGCATCGATTGTGGGGCGGAGTATAAGGAATTGGCTCAAATTAGTGGCAGTCAGCAACTGCGATTCATTCTGCCTAATAACAAGCTTGAGGCCACCGTAACCTTGGCATTGCCTGAGTCGGAGTATAACAAAAATCTTGGGATCTTTCAG ATCAGAGTAGATTTCCTGTCTTCCACTGGTGAAACACTTGCAAGTTCAAGCCGTCCGTGCATGTTACTCTTCAAAAGCGAGCCTATACGCCTTATGTTGACGATGCTCAAGATTGCTCCTCTAATTGCTGGATACATATCAGAGTCGCAGACCATTAAGGTAAAGTTCCAGGGCTTTGTTGAAGGCAACGTGCCTACCTCCTGCTTAAGGGTGCTGGTAGAGCAACGAGCAGAATTCCGTCCCAGAGCAGGAATCCCAGAAATCTATGACGCAAAGCTTATCCTAGAGTCTGAACTTTCTTTACTGAAAAGGCTCCTTTGGTCTTGGAGGAAAACCGTCTTTGTTTGGA